Sequence from the Spartobacteria bacterium genome:
GAGTGCTTCATTTTCTTGTTCAGGCCAAAATGGAGCCGGGAAATATTAATTATATTCAGTTGGCTCCAACCTTGCAGGCGACCCGAAGCAATTTTTTACAGGTGCATAAAGGGAAAAAGCCCCCGTATCTGGAATATTTTCAACATCATGCGGAACATGCTGTATTGCTGGATGTGCTTCAGTCAGAGCAGGGGGCGCGGTTTTTGCGGAAAAGAAATCGCAATATTATTCTACAGGTGGATGAAGAGATTCCCGTTTTGCCGGATTACTGCTGGATGCCCTTGGGGCAGTTATTGGAAGCTCTGCAGCACGATAATTTAGTGAATATGGATGCCCGCACCGTATTGTCCTGTATTCCGTTTGACGTAAAGACGTTGCTGGATGAAGAAAAAAATGGATCCCGAGCACTTCTTTGTTCTTTGGATAATACCGCAGCATCATGGCGGAGTGTTAGCCAGATTTTAAGCTGGTTCACCGAACAGAAGTTTCACTATTGGATGGATGTCATCCCATTGCCGATGAAAAATGTAGAAAAATGGGTTCAAACTGAATATCAGATACATCATGTAACTCATAAGTATTTCAGTGTTATTGCCTGTTCCGTGACAGCGGATAATCGAGAAGTTGCCACCTGGACGCAACCCATGGTGAAAGCCGCACAAAAGGGGTTGATTGCTTTCATTGTGAAAGAAATAAAAGGCGTTTTGCATTTCTTGGTGCAGGCAAAAGTCGAACCAGGCAATTTTGATGTCGTTGAGATGGCGCCGACCGTCCAGTGCATTACCGGTAGCTATGAAGAGACTCCAAGGGAAAAATGGCCACCTTATCTCGAATATGTTCTATCAGCAAAAACATCACAACTATTGTGTGATACGTGTCAATCTGAGGAAGGCGGACGGTTTTACCAGGAAGAAAACAGAAATGTAATAGTGTGGGCAGATGATTCCTTTTCTGAGCAGGTCAGTGACCGGTTTATTTGGATGACAGCGGGGCAATTGAAGCATTTCATACAATATAACAATTTCATCAATGTGCAGGCCCGGTGTTTACTGGCCAGTCTGAATCCAGCCAAGAGGTTATTTCCATGAATGTTGGCGTTATGGGCTGTTCTTCATTTGCTCAGCGGGCAATGCTGCCGGCATTGCAGCAGAGTGCGTCGGGCCAGCTTAAAGTGGTGGCCAGTCGTGATGCTGAAAAGGCTCGGAAAACCGCTGCGCTATTTCAATGCGAGGCTGTTTCCGACTATGATGCTTTGCTGGCAAGCGATGTAGATGCTATTTACATGCCATTGCCGACCGGCTTGCATGCAGAGTGGGTCGAAAAATGCCTTCGGGCGGGAAAACATGTACTGGTTGAAAAGTCTTTTGCGATGAATGTATCGGAGGCTGTTCGATTGTTGGAACTGGCGAGAGATGAAAACCTGCTGATTGCAGAAAATTTTCATTTTCCATTTCACAGCCAGTGGGATTACATCCAGAGGCAGTTAGATGGGGGCGTACTCGGCGAGGTGCGCTTGATAAGATCGACATTTGGCTTTCCTGCACTACCGCCGGACAATTT
This genomic interval carries:
- a CDS encoding NDP-hexose 2,3-dehydratase, producing MKFDSNMTIAQLFSKSAMHRVSPVNPVDTMDWFQSRKEAHRFDIHQIPFKKMVDWRQDAETGNIVHSSGRFFSIRGIDINTNWGGAKEWQQPIIDQPEIGYLGFIVRMMDGVLHFLVQAKMEPGNINYIQLAPTLQATRSNFLQVHKGKKPPYLEYFQHHAEHAVLLDVLQSEQGARFLRKRNRNIILQVDEEIPVLPDYCWMPLGQLLEALQHDNLVNMDARTVLSCIPFDVKTLLDEEKNGSRALLCSLDNTAASWRSVSQILSWFTEQKFHYWMDVIPLPMKNVEKWVQTEYQIHHVTHKYFSVIACSVTADNREVATWTQPMVKAAQKGLIAFIVKEIKGVLHFLVQAKVEPGNFDVVEMAPTVQCITGSYEETPREKWPPYLEYVLSAKTSQLLCDTCQSEEGGRFYQEENRNVIVWADDSFSEQVSDRFIWMTAGQLKHFIQYNNFINVQARCLLASLNPAKRLFP
- a CDS encoding Gfo/Idh/MocA family oxidoreductase, with the translated sequence MNVGVMGCSSFAQRAMLPALQQSASGQLKVVASRDAEKARKTAALFQCEAVSDYDALLASDVDAIYMPLPTGLHAEWVEKCLRAGKHVLVEKSFAMNVSEAVRLLELARDENLLIAENFHFPFHSQWDYIQRQLDGGVLGEVRLIRSTFGFPALPPDNFRWNKALGGGARLDAGAYGAKLAAVMLGANARLVGALNAGDGEHEVDCYGEAMFTNDRGLVVQLAYGFDYHYQCTLEVLGTKGKLTTNRIFTAPPSYAPVVCIERQGNYQEITLQPDNAYEKIWDWFAETLRTRDFEPVWQAVLQQAEFLDQMKGYL